GAGTCTGCGATTGATCCGGCCGATGCTTTTGCGCTCGGACATTCGGCCGGGCCTCATGGCGCTCGATGAATTCTGCGAGCGACCACATGCCATCGTGTCATCCATGGGCAAGGCCAAAGACGACACCGATCACGCGTTGAACCTGCTGGGGCGGCGGCGCAAAGTGGTGCTGGCGGTACCGCAGTTCAGTGCCTTGCCAAGATTGTTGGCGCAGAGCGACATGCTGGTCATCGTGCCGGATTATGTAGCGAGGGCCATGGCCTCAGTGCAGGGTATCAGGGCCGAACCGGCTCCTCTGTTCCTGCCGTCGCGGGAGCTTTCCATGGTCTGGCGCGCCGCTGCGCACAACGATTGCGCTCAACGTTGGCTGCGTTCACGTTGCCAGGCGTTTTTCGGCACGCCGATCGAGTTGCAAGTAGTGCCCAAGCTACGCCCTGCGTTGCCCGTCGATCAAACGTTGATGATGGCCCGGTAGATAACTGCAATGGCTGTGTCATTCGCCCGATAAAAAAGCTCCGACTTGATCGGAGCTTTTCTTTTTACGGGGTTTTACGCGACTTGACGTGAGGGCGCGGCCCCGGAACATCACGCATTGATGAACGCCAGAAGGTCCGCGTTGATGATGTCGCCGTTCGTGGTGCACATGCCATGGGGCAGGCCGGGGTAGGTTTTCAGCGTGCCGTGCCTGAGCAGTTTGATGGACAAATGAGCTGAGTCTGCGATCGGCACGATCTGGTCATCTTCGCCGTGCAATACCAGGGTCGGCACCTCGATGTTTTTCAGGTCATCCGTGAAGTCGGTTTCGGAGAACGCACTGATGCAGTCGTACTGGGCCTTGATCCCGCCGTTCATGCCCTGACGCCACCAGTTTTCGACGATCGCTTCAGACACTTTCGCGCCAGGTCGATTGAAGCCGTAAAACGGGCCGCTCGGGAAGTCTCGATAAAACTGGCTGCGGTTCTGCGCGAGTGCTTTGCGTAATCCGTCAAACACGTCCATCGCAAGGCCGCCGGGATTTTTTGCGGTGCGCAGCATGATGGGCGGCACGGCGCCGATCAGCACGGCTTTGGCCACTCGGCCGCGTCCATGACGCGCCACGTAGCGTGCCACTTCACCGCCGCCGGTGGAGTGGCCGATGTGCACGGCGTTGCGGATGTTCAGGTGCGCCATCAACTCGGCAACGTCGGCGGCGTAGGTGTCCATTTCGTTGCCATTGGCAGTCTGGGAAGAGCGACCATGGCCACGTCGGTCATGGGCAATGACGCGGAAGCCCTTGCTGAGGAAAAACAACATTTGCGCATCCCAGTCATCACTGGAAAGGGGCCAGCCGTGGTGGAAAACAATCGGCTGCCCTTGGCCCCAGTCCTTGTAGAAAATCTGCGTGCCATCCCTGACGGTGAGCATTCCCGAGCTACTGCCGTTGCCGGCGCTTTTGCTGCCCCCTGACGCGGATGCTGGTGTCTGCTGTGTTGCCAGCGCCGGCAATGCCACTGCCAGGGTCGCGGCCATGGCCCCCGTCGTGATCAAGCCACGACGTGTGGTTCCGTTTTTCTCGTCAGTCATTTTGAACACCCATTGAGTTATTGAAGTCGCACAGGCGGCGCAAGGCTGCAGCCCTGGCCGAAGGCAATCTTTGGGCAAAGGAGAACCGCTGAAAACCAGACATGGGTTTTCAAAATTAACGCTTTGGTATGTGAGGGGTGACGGGAGGAGTGTTGCGGAGTTGGCGCGTCCCTGCGCCCGAACAACTTAGAAGGTGTACTTGGCCGTCAACATCATGTTGCGCGGGGTGCCGTAGCTGTCGCCGCCGTAGCTGACGGAGTTGGCGATGGTGGAGTAGTACTTGCGGTCGAAGATGTTGTTGGCGTTGAGTTGCAGATCGAGGTTCTCATTGACCCGGTAGCCAGCCATCAGATCGGTGACGGCGTACGCGCCTTGTTTGAGGCGGTAGTTGCCGCCATCGAGCAGTTCGATGTCGTTGTACATGCGGCTCTGCCAGGAGATGTTGCCGCCCACACGCAGTTTTTCCAGCGGGCCCTGGAAGTTGTAGCGGGTGGTGAGTTTGAACAGGTGTTCCGGCGTGTCGGTGTCGAACTGCTTGTTCACGTTCTGCGGGTTCGCCTCGTCCTTGATGGTGTGCGTGCGGGCGTAGGTATAGCCGCCGCCGACCTGCCAGTTGTCGGTGAGCGCGCCTTGCAGTTCGAAGTCGATGCCCTGGCTGCGAATTTCGCCGGAGGCCTCATAGCAGGACGACTGCGGGCAGTTCGGCACGAACACCTGCACTGCGCGGTTTTCCTGATCGACGCGGAACACGGCGAGGCTGGCATTCAGCGCGCCGCCCAGGTATTCGCCCTTGATGCCGACCTCGTAGTTCTTGCCCACGATCGGTTTGACCGGGCTGCCGGAGGTGTCCTTGTTGCTCTGCGGCGTGAAGATGTCGCTGTAGCTGGCGTACACCGAATGATGGTCGTCCAGTTCGTAGATCAGGCCGGCATAACGGGTGACGTTGCGGGTGACCTTGTAGTCGCCGTCGCCATCGCGGTTGTCGTAGTCGTACCAGTCCAGACGTCCGCCGAGGATCAGCTTCAACGGGTCGGCCAGGCTCAGGCGGGTGGTCAGGTAGACGCCGTCCTGAGTGGTGACTTCGCGCGTGTTGTTGGTGTGGACGAAGTCCGGTTT
The window above is part of the Pseudomonas fluorescens genome. Proteins encoded here:
- a CDS encoding alpha/beta fold hydrolase, encoding MLTVRDGTQIFYKDWGQGQPIVFHHGWPLSSDDWDAQMLFFLSKGFRVIAHDRRGHGRSSQTANGNEMDTYAADVAELMAHLNIRNAVHIGHSTGGGEVARYVARHGRGRVAKAVLIGAVPPIMLRTAKNPGGLAMDVFDGLRKALAQNRSQFYRDFPSGPFYGFNRPGAKVSEAIVENWWRQGMNGGIKAQYDCISAFSETDFTDDLKNIEVPTLVLHGEDDQIVPIADSAHLSIKLLRHGTLKTYPGLPHGMCTTNGDIINADLLAFINA